A region of Nitrospinota bacterium DNA encodes the following proteins:
- a CDS encoding ribbon-helix-helix protein, CopG family, which translates to MLSVRLDEKTEKRLDKLAEKTGRSKSYYVRKAVQQFLEDREDYLAALAALERGEPVTSIAELRKELGLER; encoded by the coding sequence ATGCTATCCGTTCGTCTGGACGAAAAAACCGAGAAGCGGCTAGATAAACTGGCAGAGAAAACTGGCCGGTCGAAAAGCTACTACGTCCGCAAAGCCGTGCAACAGTTTCTTGAGGACCGTGAGGATTATCTTGCGGCCTTGGCGGCGCTGGAGCGTGGCGAGCCGGTGACCAGCATCGCCGAACTGCGTAAAGAGCTTGGACTGGAACGTTAA
- a CDS encoding DnaJ domain-containing protein, which produces MYYDDGQEMTLKQALELLAVDENASVEVVKQSYRRAAKLYHPDTTSGLSDTEKFQKIVTAYNLALKEAKRKQVFANFKKTTSGAGAEQAQGAWKRFTGRTGSKIMDFMGGHRKPQNSAADAAGSAWTDRKTVYTLSFEELVHRFDKSTNPWDQIESAHEIYSRFRARFESFATPRLSKTYGKTLAELLCVLGQTRSRGALNAIAPYLTSMNKEVCCAAFMALDSAGTLGHEILDRHLKTPSPVMYYITGLFGRDDTEKEIIKNSAIPAEKVRRLSAVTRRTGFAMQDLLEGMGLSMSTPA; this is translated from the coding sequence ATGTATTACGATGATGGTCAGGAAATGACCCTTAAGCAGGCGCTGGAGCTTCTTGCCGTTGACGAGAACGCCAGTGTTGAAGTCGTAAAACAGTCCTACCGCCGGGCCGCCAAACTTTACCATCCAGACACCACTTCCGGCCTGTCGGACACGGAGAAATTCCAAAAAATAGTTACCGCCTACAACCTTGCCTTGAAGGAAGCCAAGCGGAAACAGGTTTTCGCCAACTTTAAGAAGACCACTTCCGGCGCGGGGGCGGAGCAGGCCCAGGGCGCGTGGAAACGGTTCACCGGGCGGACAGGCTCGAAGATAATGGATTTCATGGGCGGGCACAGAAAACCGCAAAACAGCGCGGCTGATGCGGCCGGTTCCGCCTGGACGGACAGGAAAACGGTTTACACCCTCTCGTTTGAAGAGCTTGTACACAGGTTCGACAAATCCACCAATCCATGGGATCAAATAGAGTCGGCCCACGAGATATACAGCCGGTTCCGGGCGAGGTTTGAATCTTTCGCCACTCCCAGGCTTTCCAAAACCTACGGGAAAACCCTGGCGGAGCTTCTCTGCGTGCTGGGCCAAACCCGTAGCCGCGGGGCGCTCAACGCCATCGCGCCCTATCTTACCTCCATGAACAAGGAGGTTTGTTGCGCGGCCTTTATGGCGTTGGATTCGGCGGGAACCCTTGGGCACGAAATTCTGGACAGGCACCTTAAAACCCCATCGCCGGTGATGTATTACATAACCGGCCTGTTCGGGCGGGACGATACGGAGAAAGAGATAATAAAAAACAGCGCCATCCCCGCGGAGAAAGTCCGCAGGCTTTCGGCGGTAACCCGCCGCACCGGTTTTGCCATGCAGGACCTGCTGGAGGGTATGGGCCTTTCCATGAGCACTCCGGCGTAA
- a CDS encoding DnaJ domain-containing protein: MLDKKLKNYYLILGLNPGATTAQVKRAYKNLAFELHPDRAGEGGAEAFLLAREAYETLKDKKSRAVYDRLLLDTGYGAATIPGQQRPKGQAVHNMAFVTSYLKRKDIYSHKLSPFPPPKITAPSRQCLVCHGRGVVRDMYEMIKTCKTCEGTGRRNSAR, from the coding sequence ATGTTGGATAAAAAACTGAAAAATTATTATCTGATACTGGGCTTAAACCCGGGAGCCACCACGGCACAGGTAAAACGGGCCTATAAAAACCTGGCCTTTGAGCTTCATCCGGACAGGGCCGGAGAAGGGGGAGCGGAGGCGTTCCTGCTGGCGCGCGAAGCTTACGAGACGTTAAAAGACAAGAAAAGCCGCGCGGTTTACGACCGTCTGTTATTGGATACGGGGTATGGCGCCGCCACGATCCCAGGCCAGCAAAGGCCCAAGGGGCAGGCGGTACACAACATGGCTTTCGTCACATCCTACTTGAAGCGGAAAGACATCTACTCCCATAAGCTTTCCCCGTTTCCCCCACCCAAGATAACTGCGCCTTCGAGACAATGCCTGGTATGCCACGGCAGGGGCGTTGTGCGGGACATGTATGAAATGATAAAGACCTGCAAGACCTGCGAGGGGACGGGAAGAAGGAACTCCGCAAGATGA
- a CDS encoding RNA-binding protein: MEKKLYVGNLSYKTRDEELRTLFAEAGGVVAVKILTDRETGRSRGFGFVEMESEEAAEAAIAKFDGYNMDGRRLKVDESRPQDRAGGGGDRGDRGDRGGRGGNPGGGQRRGN, encoded by the coding sequence ATGGAAAAGAAACTGTACGTTGGCAACCTGTCCTATAAGACCAGAGATGAGGAGCTTCGCACACTCTTTGCGGAAGCTGGGGGTGTTGTGGCTGTGAAGATCCTTACGGACAGGGAAACCGGCCGTTCCCGCGGATTCGGGTTCGTGGAAATGGAAAGCGAAGAAGCGGCCGAAGCGGCCATAGCCAAGTTTGACGGCTACAACATGGACGGCCGCAGGCTGAAGGTGGACGAGTCCCGCCCGCAGGATCGCGCTGGCGGCGGCGGAGACCGTGGCGACCGTGGTGATCGTGGCGGCCGTGGCGGCAACCCGGGGGGCGGCCAGAGACGCGGCAACTAA
- the nadC gene encoding carboxylating nicotinate-nucleotide diphosphorylase, translating to MKRHPAASQGGAKPKFPLDLALIDRALLEDAPKGDVTTLATIPEDVVVTARLVAKGKTVIAGLPLFEAVFKRLDPEIKTRRLLRDGDVAAKGALVAEVTGHARAILTAERVALNYMQHLSGVATLTSQFVAAIKGAKTKILDTRKTTPLMRDMEKYAVRIGGGFNHRRDLSAMALIKENHIAGAGGVGKAVAAARKRLGAKSFVEVEVRDLKELGQALDAGADMVLLDNMTAAMAQKAVRFVDGRVETEASGNMSLKTVGSYARAGVDYISVGALTHSAPAADLSLLVERIPAGKA from the coding sequence ATGAAACGCCATCCCGCCGCCTCCCAAGGGGGCGCAAAACCCAAATTCCCGCTGGATTTGGCGCTCATTGACAGGGCGTTGCTGGAGGACGCCCCCAAGGGTGACGTTACCACGCTGGCCACAATTCCGGAAGACGTTGTGGTGACCGCCAGGCTGGTGGCCAAGGGGAAAACCGTGATCGCCGGTTTGCCACTGTTCGAGGCGGTGTTCAAGCGGCTGGACCCTGAAATAAAAACGCGGCGTTTACTGCGCGATGGAGACGTGGCCGCCAAGGGCGCGCTGGTGGCGGAGGTGACGGGCCATGCCCGCGCCATTCTCACCGCCGAGCGGGTGGCGCTAAACTACATGCAACACCTGTCGGGCGTCGCCACCCTCACCTCCCAGTTCGTGGCCGCCATCAAGGGGGCGAAAACAAAAATACTGGATACCCGGAAAACCACCCCCCTTATGCGCGACATGGAAAAATACGCAGTCCGTATCGGCGGAGGGTTCAACCACCGGCGGGACCTTTCGGCCATGGCGCTGATTAAGGAAAACCACATTGCCGGGGCCGGAGGTGTCGGCAAAGCCGTGGCCGCCGCCCGAAAGCGGCTGGGGGCGAAAAGTTTTGTCGAAGTGGAGGTGAGGGATTTAAAGGAACTGGGGCAAGCCCTCGATGCCGGGGCGGATATGGTTTTGCTGGACAACATGACAGCGGCGATGGCGCAAAAGGCTGTGAGGTTTGTGGACGGCAGGGTGGAGACTGAAGCTTCCGGCAACATGAGCTTGAAAACAGTGGGAAGTTACGCCAGGGCCGGGGTGGATTATATCTCCGTGGGGGCGCTTACCCATTCGGCCCCGGCGGCGGATCTTTCGTTGCTGGTGGAACGGATACCAGCCGGAAAGGCATAA
- a CDS encoding radical SAM protein, which translates to MASNKNSVMLCVPPQGYFAERWKESSMPSLGVLYMAACLEREGIPVRTLPSHVMRMSIPDIVRTVEEDKPAIFGVTVTTENRLEAFNVARAVKMARPETLVVTGGPHCSATGLDTLSHIPEIDVSVSGEGEHTIVELARVMERGGGAKEFSKIEGLTFRDDRGAIISTGPRMKIPDLNSLPFPARHLEDMSLYNFKVEVPGKGILPAANLMTSRGCPFDCNFCATPVNWGRKVRGVDAEKVLAEIEHVATRYGAKVIWFYDDTLNYNPKRLEKICDMMIERKLGLNWFCEIRVDIIERPLFDKMVEAGMYHFGFGVESANRRICDQVIHKKATLKQAVDVIGWANEAGVTANPFFIFSHPTETWDEALETLRFAESLRGKAQCSMAILHVYPGTELWDRAVAERKIPADFTWTSEDDPRIMELPEAQGRIPLYMDKLSWYQISTIIFRFSQSALKVSLWSKVAKAAKRINSMRRLWQYTVMGAALVSLKLKNLMRGAPEPAKPSTPPAAY; encoded by the coding sequence ATGGCATCAAACAAGAACAGCGTCATGCTTTGCGTGCCGCCCCAGGGTTATTTCGCCGAGCGATGGAAGGAGTCCTCCATGCCGTCGCTGGGGGTGTTGTATATGGCGGCCTGCCTGGAGCGGGAGGGGATACCTGTACGCACCCTCCCCAGCCACGTGATGCGCATGTCCATCCCCGACATAGTGCGGACGGTGGAGGAAGATAAACCCGCCATCTTCGGCGTCACCGTCACCACCGAGAACCGGCTGGAGGCGTTCAACGTGGCCCGTGCCGTGAAAATGGCCAGGCCGGAAACTTTGGTGGTAACGGGCGGGCCTCACTGTTCAGCCACAGGGCTGGATACGCTTTCGCACATTCCTGAAATAGACGTGTCGGTCTCCGGCGAGGGTGAACACACCATAGTGGAGCTTGCCCGCGTCATGGAGCGCGGAGGTGGCGCAAAAGAGTTTTCGAAAATAGAGGGGCTTACGTTCCGGGACGACAGAGGCGCCATAATCTCCACCGGGCCGCGCATGAAAATACCAGACCTCAACAGCCTCCCCTTCCCCGCCAGGCACCTGGAGGACATGTCTCTTTACAATTTCAAGGTTGAGGTGCCGGGCAAAGGGATTTTGCCCGCGGCCAACCTTATGACCAGCCGGGGTTGCCCGTTCGACTGTAATTTCTGCGCCACACCCGTCAACTGGGGCCGGAAAGTGCGGGGGGTGGACGCGGAAAAGGTTTTGGCGGAGATAGAACATGTCGCCACCCGTTACGGCGCGAAGGTCATCTGGTTTTACGACGACACGCTAAACTACAATCCCAAACGGCTCGAAAAGATCTGCGACATGATGATAGAGCGCAAGCTGGGTTTGAACTGGTTCTGCGAGATAAGGGTGGACATCATCGAGCGGCCCCTGTTCGACAAGATGGTTGAGGCGGGGATGTACCATTTCGGGTTCGGGGTGGAATCGGCCAACCGCCGGATTTGCGACCAGGTCATCCACAAGAAAGCCACGCTCAAACAGGCGGTGGATGTAATCGGCTGGGCCAACGAGGCCGGAGTCACCGCCAACCCGTTCTTCATATTCAGCCATCCTACCGAAACCTGGGATGAGGCGCTGGAGACATTGCGGTTCGCCGAGTCGCTACGCGGAAAGGCGCAATGCTCCATGGCCATACTGCACGTATATCCGGGAACGGAGCTGTGGGACAGGGCCGTGGCCGAGCGTAAAATACCCGCCGATTTCACATGGACCTCCGAGGACGACCCGCGCATCATGGAGCTTCCCGAGGCGCAGGGGCGCATACCCTTGTACATGGACAAGCTTTCCTGGTACCAGATATCCACCATCATTTTCCGTTTCTCCCAGAGCGCCCTCAAGGTGAGCCTGTGGAGCAAGGTGGCAAAAGCGGCAAAGCGGATAAACTCCATGCGCAGGTTGTGGCAGTACACGGTGATGGGCGCGGCGCTGGTGTCGCTGAAACTTAAAAACCTCATGCGGGGCGCGCCGGAACCGGCCAAGCCCTCAACCCCGCCGGCGGCTTACTGA
- the rffA gene encoding dTDP-4-amino-4,6-dideoxygalactose transaminase, producing the protein MIPFNKPHATGKELDYIKRAMAEGQLAGDGAMTKLCNARLRDMTKCHAAMITHSCTAALEMAAILAGIEPGDEVIMPSYTFVSTANAFVLRGAVPVFVDIREDTLNMDEGKIEEAITPRAKAIAPVHYAGVGCEMDAIMEIAARRGLVVIEDAAQGAMSSYKGKPLGTFGQMGALSFHETKNIVSGEGGALLVNDPAFTERAEIIREKGTNRSKFLSGQVDKYTWVDIGSSYLPGEIVAAFLLAQLEEAERITHDRLAIWDTYHKAFEGGEKAGLFRRPVTPAHCAHNAHMYYLLLPDPAKRADFISHLKESGVMSVFHYVPLHSSPAGKKLGRAHGSMKNTIGLSERIVRLPLWVGMAPTEINRVVELAYQAAR; encoded by the coding sequence ATGATACCGTTCAATAAACCCCATGCCACCGGCAAGGAGCTGGACTATATCAAGCGCGCCATGGCCGAAGGCCAGCTTGCGGGCGACGGCGCCATGACCAAGCTTTGCAACGCCAGGCTCAGGGACATGACCAAATGCCACGCGGCCATGATCACCCATTCATGCACCGCCGCCCTGGAGATGGCCGCCATCCTGGCGGGAATCGAGCCGGGCGACGAGGTGATAATGCCATCGTACACTTTCGTATCCACCGCCAACGCCTTCGTCCTGCGCGGGGCCGTTCCGGTATTCGTGGACATCCGGGAAGACACGCTGAACATGGACGAGGGGAAAATAGAAGAAGCAATCACCCCTCGCGCAAAAGCCATCGCCCCGGTGCATTACGCCGGGGTTGGGTGCGAGATGGACGCCATCATGGAAATAGCCGCCCGGCGCGGCCTTGTGGTGATAGAAGACGCGGCCCAGGGGGCAATGTCTTCCTACAAGGGCAAACCGCTGGGAACCTTCGGCCAGATGGGGGCTTTAAGTTTCCATGAAACCAAAAACATCGTGTCCGGCGAGGGTGGCGCCCTGCTGGTGAATGACCCGGCTTTTACTGAACGGGCGGAGATAATCCGCGAGAAGGGCACTAACCGTAGCAAGTTTTTGAGCGGCCAGGTGGACAAATACACCTGGGTGGACATCGGCTCCTCCTACCTGCCGGGGGAAATAGTGGCCGCGTTCCTGCTGGCCCAGCTTGAGGAGGCCGAACGCATCACCCACGACCGGCTCGCAATTTGGGACACTTACCACAAGGCTTTTGAGGGGGGCGAGAAAGCGGGGCTTTTCCGCAGGCCGGTAACGCCAGCCCATTGCGCCCATAACGCCCACATGTATTACCTCCTGCTTCCGGATCCCGCCAAACGGGCGGACTTTATCTCGCATTTGAAGGAGAGCGGCGTTATGTCGGTTTTCCACTATGTGCCTTTGCACAGCTCTCCGGCGGGTAAAAAACTGGGCAGGGCCCACGGCTCCATGAAAAACACCATTGGGTTAAGCGAACGTATAGTGCGTCTGCCGCTTTGGGTGGGTATGGCCCCTACGGAGATAAACCGCGTGGTTGAGCTTGCGTACCAGGCGGCGCGGTAA
- a CDS encoding electron transfer flavoprotein subunit beta/FixA family protein encodes MSDGYRIVVLIKQVPDTSSKAGVNPDGTIDRARAKRMLNTFDKYALQKALEVKAAHGGEVLAISMGPPPALEILVEACEYGADKGYLLTDRRLAASDTLSTAYALHKAVQYLGRVDLVFTGLQTTDGDTAQTGPQIAERLDLPQITYCERLEIVDGKARVRRVVEGGYQWLETPLPALITVANSATKLQHKRFGGVYAVKELQRHKERMDQTVFIVDLDKVGADSNKAGLVGSPTVVGKTWKMGEIGGSCVMFLGDSPKHNVEHLMARLKEDNRHIEELIQ; translated from the coding sequence ATGAGTGACGGTTACAGAATAGTAGTGCTCATAAAGCAGGTGCCTGACACCAGTTCCAAGGCCGGTGTGAACCCCGATGGAACTATAGACAGGGCCCGCGCAAAAAGGATGTTGAACACGTTCGACAAGTACGCCCTCCAGAAAGCCCTGGAGGTAAAAGCGGCCCACGGTGGCGAGGTTCTGGCCATAAGCATGGGGCCCCCTCCTGCCTTGGAGATACTTGTGGAAGCCTGCGAATACGGGGCGGATAAGGGCTACCTGCTTACAGACAGGCGCCTGGCCGCTTCAGACACTCTTTCAACAGCTTACGCCCTGCACAAGGCGGTGCAGTATCTTGGCAGGGTGGACCTGGTGTTCACCGGCCTGCAGACCACCGATGGCGACACGGCCCAAACCGGCCCGCAGATCGCCGAGCGGCTGGACCTGCCGCAGATAACTTACTGCGAGCGTCTGGAGATCGTGGATGGCAAGGCCCGCGTCCGGCGGGTGGTGGAGGGTGGTTACCAGTGGCTGGAAACCCCGTTACCAGCGTTGATAACCGTGGCCAACTCCGCCACAAAGCTCCAGCACAAACGGTTCGGCGGCGTTTACGCGGTGAAGGAGCTACAGAGACACAAGGAGCGGATGGATCAAACCGTTTTCATCGTAGACCTGGACAAGGTCGGGGCGGACTCGAACAAGGCCGGTCTTGTGGGTTCCCCCACCGTTGTGGGCAAAACATGGAAAATGGGCGAGATCGGCGGCAGTTGCGTGATGTTCCTGGGCGACTCTCCCAAGCATAACGTGGAACACCTGATGGCCCGCTTGAAGGAAGACAACCGCCATATAGAGGAGTTAATCCAGTGA
- a CDS encoding electron transfer flavoprotein subunit alpha/FixB family protein — protein sequence MSNLADVLVIADQLQGDLQPIALELLGAARGLAEKLGVKVQALVMGHELGDIPQRLIWNGADEVFVVDQPELKEYTTLTYRRATISVLEGMSRPPHIVLCGATTIGRDLAPRIAAYFETGLTADCTELDIGEYEHKGKADPSKVGTFHNCLYAIRPSFGESLKARIIGPWKNPQMATARTGAMVPCGEDTTRTGKITVIPVKFEDSDFRVKVIETVRDVSKAVDLTGARVIVSGGFGLASAEGFRLVEDLASVFKKSAVGASRKAVDAGWIPYAHQVGQTGKTVRPALYIALGISGAIQHRVGITHSDVILAVNKDESAPIFQFANYGIVGDLFEIAPLLKENFKKAFPASKEV from the coding sequence GTGAGCAATTTGGCTGACGTTCTTGTTATAGCCGACCAGCTTCAGGGGGACCTTCAGCCCATAGCGCTGGAGCTTCTGGGCGCGGCCCGGGGCCTGGCGGAAAAACTAGGTGTGAAAGTGCAGGCTCTGGTTATGGGGCATGAACTTGGCGACATACCCCAACGCCTCATATGGAACGGGGCCGACGAGGTTTTCGTGGTGGACCAGCCCGAGTTGAAGGAGTACACCACCCTTACATACCGGCGCGCCACCATCTCCGTGCTGGAAGGCATGAGCAGGCCGCCCCACATAGTGCTTTGCGGCGCAACCACCATCGGGCGCGACCTGGCGCCCAGGATAGCCGCCTATTTTGAGACCGGCCTCACCGCCGACTGTACCGAGCTGGACATAGGCGAGTACGAGCATAAGGGCAAGGCCGACCCCTCGAAGGTGGGGACGTTCCATAACTGTCTTTACGCCATCCGCCCATCTTTCGGCGAAAGCCTGAAGGCCCGCATCATCGGGCCCTGGAAGAACCCGCAGATGGCCACTGCCCGCACCGGCGCCATGGTGCCCTGCGGCGAAGACACCACAAGGACCGGCAAGATAACCGTTATCCCGGTGAAGTTCGAGGATTCAGATTTCCGCGTGAAGGTCATAGAGACCGTCCGTGATGTCTCCAAGGCGGTGGACCTGACCGGCGCCCGGGTGATAGTCTCCGGCGGGTTCGGCCTGGCTTCGGCGGAAGGGTTCCGGCTGGTGGAGGATCTGGCCTCCGTATTCAAGAAATCCGCCGTGGGAGCCTCCCGTAAGGCGGTGGACGCGGGGTGGATACCCTACGCCCACCAGGTGGGGCAGACCGGCAAGACCGTGCGCCCAGCGCTTTACATAGCCTTGGGCATATCCGGCGCCATCCAGCACCGGGTCGGCATCACCCACAGCGATGTGATCCTGGCCGTTAATAAAGATGAGAGCGCTCCCATCTTCCAGTTCGCCAACTACGGTATCGTGGGCGACCTGTTCGAGATAGCGCCGCTCCTGAAAGAAAATTTCAAAAAGGCCTTCCCGGCCTCCAAGGAGGTGTAA
- a CDS encoding 4Fe-4S dicluster domain-containing protein, translating to MSSKIEYDVLLVGASPSNLTLALRLVELASAPIRICILEKAKAVGGHLLSGAVSNPRTLKKIFPDWDKGEFPLAGICKNSYLTVLGAKRHENVPYAFMPSYFKKEGYAILNISEMAAYMADKLQERAKEKEGVVVDIFPGFPAQSILFEGDRVVGVKVDNTGDPLADNCYAKVTVFGDKGFVSRDLINKFNLRKNGQTYAVGVKEVWECQKSYEGEVWHTTGYPLAAGHLGGGFVYGCKDNKLIIGLVMSLDFPDPNLRPPLALQDYKKHPFIQEMIKGGKLLKYGASILPEGGQYGLPERFAVDGALMVGDALGTLDVKKFSGVDKAMESGYVAAEVVWEAMKKNDTSATALAPYQQRLMSGWVGKELSEARYFRRAFAEYPQMLGWFMPTLQSNIDSGMGVMTAGFMTGLSNPFGALKLLGAKNMIENPGEAGSWSYKKDYTHIVPEFTPKKELSTGYDDGTVYSTADVVFYAHTHYEEDNKHIDEFNADTCMKCIAQYDRHGKDTPCVGDCTAEVHQTIEKDGKRRHAMALENCVQCTTCEIVCPWENLRVNAAQHGYGPDFMGM from the coding sequence GTGTCCAGCAAGATTGAATACGACGTCCTTCTGGTGGGGGCAAGCCCCTCCAACCTGACTCTCGCTTTGAGGCTTGTGGAGCTGGCTTCGGCGCCCATACGCATCTGCATACTGGAGAAGGCCAAAGCCGTGGGGGGGCATTTGCTCTCCGGCGCTGTCTCCAACCCCAGGACGCTGAAAAAGATATTCCCCGACTGGGACAAAGGGGAGTTCCCCCTGGCGGGCATATGCAAGAACAGCTATCTTACGGTGCTGGGCGCCAAACGCCACGAGAACGTGCCCTACGCCTTCATGCCTTCCTATTTCAAAAAGGAAGGTTACGCCATCCTGAATATCTCTGAAATGGCCGCCTACATGGCCGACAAGCTCCAGGAGCGCGCCAAAGAGAAAGAAGGGGTGGTGGTGGACATTTTCCCCGGCTTCCCCGCCCAGTCCATCCTTTTCGAGGGTGACAGGGTTGTGGGCGTGAAGGTGGACAACACCGGCGACCCGCTGGCGGATAACTGTTACGCCAAGGTGACTGTGTTCGGTGACAAGGGTTTTGTGTCCCGCGATCTCATCAACAAGTTCAACCTCCGCAAAAACGGCCAGACCTACGCCGTAGGCGTAAAAGAGGTCTGGGAGTGCCAGAAGAGCTACGAGGGCGAGGTGTGGCATACAACCGGGTATCCCCTGGCGGCGGGCCATCTGGGCGGCGGGTTCGTATATGGCTGCAAGGATAACAAGCTCATCATCGGGCTTGTGATGTCGCTGGACTTCCCCGACCCCAACCTGCGGCCGCCGCTGGCCCTGCAGGATTACAAGAAACATCCTTTCATCCAGGAGATGATAAAAGGCGGCAAGCTGTTAAAGTATGGCGCGTCCATTCTCCCCGAGGGGGGGCAGTACGGCCTGCCCGAGCGGTTTGCGGTGGATGGAGCCCTGATGGTGGGCGACGCCTTGGGCACCCTGGACGTTAAAAAGTTCTCCGGCGTGGACAAGGCCATGGAGAGCGGCTACGTTGCCGCCGAGGTGGTGTGGGAAGCCATGAAGAAGAACGATACTTCCGCCACGGCCTTGGCCCCTTACCAGCAGAGGCTTATGAGCGGCTGGGTTGGCAAGGAACTTTCCGAGGCCCGATATTTCCGCCGGGCTTTCGCCGAATATCCGCAGATGCTCGGCTGGTTCATGCCCACTTTGCAGTCGAATATAGACTCCGGCATGGGCGTGATGACCGCCGGGTTCATGACAGGGCTTTCCAATCCGTTCGGGGCGTTGAAACTGTTGGGCGCCAAGAACATGATTGAAAACCCGGGCGAGGCGGGCTCGTGGTCTTACAAAAAGGACTACACGCACATCGTCCCGGAGTTTACGCCCAAAAAGGAGCTTTCCACCGGGTACGACGATGGCACTGTGTATTCCACCGCCGACGTGGTGTTTTACGCCCACACCCATTACGAGGAAGACAACAAGCACATCGACGAGTTCAACGCCGACACGTGCATGAAATGCATCGCCCAGTACGACCGCCACGGCAAAGACACCCCGTGCGTGGGGGACTGTACCGCCGAGGTTCACCAGACCATCGAGAAAGACGGCAAACGCCGCCACGCAATGGCGCTGGAGAACTGCGTACAGTGCACAACCTGCGAGATAGTCTGCCCTTGGGAGAACCTGCGGGTGAACGCCGCCCAGCACGGTTACGGCCCGGACTTCATGGGAATGTAG
- a CDS encoding ferritin-like domain-containing protein, with protein sequence MPITKEEFIAKLNKDLEWEYAAMIQYIQHAAVLSGAKYVSVQKELLIHAQEESQHAISIATQIDYLGGTPTVAVEKIETSPNSFEMLKQDLKGERFAIESYLQRIAEAEELRLYGLRRALEDILIQEEEHERDIQNALKD encoded by the coding sequence ATGCCCATCACCAAAGAAGAGTTCATCGCCAAGCTCAACAAAGACCTGGAATGGGAATACGCCGCCATGATCCAATATATCCAGCACGCGGCGGTATTGTCCGGGGCCAAGTATGTTTCTGTCCAGAAAGAGCTTCTGATCCACGCCCAGGAGGAGTCCCAACACGCCATTTCCATCGCCACGCAGATTGATTACCTTGGTGGAACACCCACGGTAGCCGTGGAGAAAATAGAAACCTCCCCCAACAGTTTTGAGATGCTCAAGCAAGACCTGAAAGGGGAACGGTTCGCCATAGAAAGCTACCTGCAAAGGATAGCCGAGGCGGAGGAGTTGAGGCTATATGGCCTGCGCCGGGCGCTGGAGGACATCCTGATACAAGAAGAAGAGCACGAACGGGACATCCAGAACGCCCTGAAGGATTGA
- a CDS encoding ZIP family metal transporter, whose product MTGYLVSAHPAIQALAASMFTWGLTALGAASVFLHREPSRKTLDVMLGFAGGIMVAACFWSLLAPAIRMAHDWPVPAWFPAATGFVLGAGFLNMVDRFLPHLHLGLPMESSEGVKTKWRRATLLTLSITLHNIPEGLAVGVAFGAAAHGLPEASFAGAVALAFGIGIQNLPEGAAVSIPLRREGLSPSRSFWYGQLSGMVEPLAAVTGAAVFFLSLPFLPYALAFAAGAMIYVVAEEVIPESQQGGNADQATMGFVAGFTLMMILDVASG is encoded by the coding sequence ATGACCGGTTACCTGGTCTCCGCCCATCCGGCCATACAGGCGCTGGCGGCCTCCATGTTCACATGGGGGTTAACGGCGCTGGGGGCGGCTTCGGTGTTCCTGCATCGGGAACCGTCCAGGAAAACGCTGGACGTGATGCTCGGGTTCGCCGGGGGGATAATGGTGGCGGCCTGTTTCTGGTCTCTGCTCGCCCCTGCCATACGGATGGCTCACGACTGGCCGGTTCCCGCGTGGTTCCCCGCGGCCACGGGATTTGTGCTGGGCGCCGGGTTTTTGAACATGGTGGACCGGTTCCTGCCCCATCTGCACCTGGGCCTGCCCATGGAATCCTCGGAAGGGGTGAAAACCAAATGGCGCCGGGCCACTCTTTTAACCCTTTCCATAACGCTTCACAACATACCTGAAGGATTGGCCGTGGGGGTGGCGTTCGGCGCGGCGGCCCACGGTTTGCCAGAGGCCAGTTTCGCCGGGGCCGTGGCGCTGGCTTTCGGCATCGGCATACAGAACCTGCCCGAGGGAGCGGCCGTTTCCATCCCGTTGAGACGAGAAGGCCTTTCGCCATCGAGAAGTTTCTGGTACGGCCAGTTATCCGGCATGGTGGAGCCTTTGGCCGCGGTGACGGGGGCCGCCGTGTTCTTCCTCTCCCTCCCTTTCCTTCCATACGCCCTGGCGTTCGCCGCCGGGGCGATGATTTATGTGGTGGCCGAGGAGGTGATACCCGAGTCCCAGCAAGGCGGTAATGCGGATCAGGCCACCATGGGGTTCGTGGCGGGTTTTACTCTTATGATGATTCTGGATGTGGCTTCCGGTTAA